A single window of Crassostrea angulata isolate pt1a10 chromosome 8, ASM2561291v2, whole genome shotgun sequence DNA harbors:
- the LOC128160395 gene encoding uncharacterized protein LOC128160395: protein MASSSTLTKEVIGCGICGVPSQQFCNNCQVCVCVDCIKIHADVFPSLPHDIVLLKDRRLRLIFLACEFHPGQYCETNCETCNLAVCIKCTQSGAHQGHNVVELYKVVEAKKQEIEKQTAEIESEIITKYQATLTDIESKIFKVTNECDKRKNERERLRNIWHQEVDIIFNKVGSFTQFIKDYNLAALTTQRTNVEQQLQEIILKVEQNKEILNSNLPYEVVNYQSTVKEPKEISNDFEIRLPCLKSNAVGDTELSIKMGEIQATMTQTSQTCLANGLTLLSTKELLSKSKVVASISTKYKPLFRVACVGTDEAFITGKGKTISRIDIRGSVLDTFTTECQTRPSGISANEQGELLYSDCDRRTLNFVRQGQGEVFITLPKGWDPYSLCCCKSGDILVHVSCGGKNRIIRYKGEHLTQDIDLDQDGNPIFKEGKFTLNMVENNNGDVCVSDVNAENVVVLDTAGRVRFRYDGIAAKRKKPFSPRCIVTDCLSQIIVTDVNNFCIHILDQDGKFLKCLINSRVKVPCGLSVDCYGRLWVGLLEKGKIKVLEYLN, encoded by the coding sequence ATGGCATCTTCTTCTACACTGACAAAAGAGGTAATCGGCTGTGGAATTTGTGGCGTGCCGTCACAAcaattttgtaacaattgtcAAGTATGTGTATGCGTGGACTGCATAAAAATTCACGCGGATGTGTTTCCGTCCTTGCCCCATGACATTGTCCTTCTCAAAGACAGGAGGCTGAGGTTAATTTTTCTTGCGTGCGAGTTCCATCCAGGTCAATACTGCGAAACGAACTGTGAGACATGTAATCTAGCCGTCTGTATAAAGTGCACTCAATCTGGCGCTCACCAAGGACATAATGTAGTGGAATTATACAAAGTTGTAGAGGCAAAGAAACAAGAAATCGAAAAACAAACAGCTGAAATTGAATCGGAAATCATTACTAAATACCAGGCAACATTGACTGATATTGAaagcaaaattttcaaagttaCAAACGAATGTGACAAAAGGAAAAACGAAAGGGAGAGACTAAGAAACATCTGGCATCAAGAAGTagatatcatttttaataagGTTGGTTCTTTTACCCAATTTATTAAGGACTACAATCTCGCGGCTTTAACAACACAACGAACCAATGTTGAACAACAGCTTCAGGAAATAATTCTTAAAGTTgagcaaaacaaagaaattttaaattccAACCTCCCCTACGAAGTTGTTAACTACCAATCTACTGTTAAGGAACCGAAAGAAATTTCAAACGATTTTGAAATCAGACTTCCCTGTCTGAAATCAAATGCAGTCGGTGATACTGAGCTAAGCATAAAAATGGGAGAAATCCAGGCGACAATGACACAAACTTCGCAGACTTGTCTTGCAAATGGGTTAACACTTTTATCTACTAAAGAACTACTAAGCAAATCTAAAGTAGTTGCCTCCATTTCAACCAAATATAAGCCTTTGTTTAGAGTGGCATGTGTTGGAACGGATGAAGCGTTTATCACTGGTAAAGGTAAGACTATTTCACGTATTGACATACGCGGGTCAGTTCTCGATACTTTTACCACCGAATGTCAGACGAGGCCTAGTGGCATCTCGGCAAATGAACAAGGAGAGTTGCTTTACAGTGACTGCGACAGGAGAACATTAAACTTTGTTAGACAGGGACAGGGTGAAGTATTTATCACATTACCAAAAGGATGGGATCCATACAGCTTGTGCTGTTGTAAATCGGGAGACATTCTCGTCCATGTGTCATGCGGaggaaaaaatagaataatCAGATATAAAGGAGAACACCTTACTCAGGACATTGATTTAGATCAAGATGGGAATCCAATTTTCAAAGAAGGAAAGTTTACTTTAAACATGGTGGAAAACAACAACGGGGATGTGTGTGTTTCTGATGTTAATGCTGAAAACGTTGTTGTACTGGACACAGCAGGAAGAGTGCGATTCCGATACGACGGTATAGCTGCCAAGAGAAAGAAGCCATTTAGTCCCAGATGTATTGTGACCGACTGCCTTAGTCAAATAATCGTAACAGACGTCAACAATTTTTGTATTCATATACTGGATCAGGACGGGAAGTTTCTGAAATGCTTGATCAACTCCAGAGTTAAAGTTCCTTGTGGGTTGAGTGTGGATTGTTACGGGAGATTGTGGGTGGGGTTGcttgaaaaaggaaaaattaaaGTGTTGGAGTACTTGAATTAG
- the LOC128160527 gene encoding uncharacterized protein LOC128160527: MASSIFSAQDIINCSLCENSTTQYCNDCQVNLCVDCVSVHIAMFQSASHYIVSFKNREVHLVYPFCLIHLSHRCEAVCQQCQTQVCIKCCIDTHKNHNVKVISKIVEEVKFRIQNETEEIQNKLIPNSQKEVLDIENRIIILTTEYARLEQERKRLRNLWLKEVEDIFDKVDSYIIKMKEESLSTLTAHKKKIEEIIPDMIKTVEENKEILKSNEATNTLNYISKNEEYEHAYVPFNADMEYPSLVADVLEGNELNIKIGHLRATMSQTSEPAVIDDELSTKLQQTLKKSKLIVSISTRCKPLHRVACVEENEAWVSGNNKAITRLDVHKTVKETVITTCLRFTNDISVTTQGDLIYSDYRNRTVNIIREGKTESLLTTPSGWHPCNLYATKAGDVLVNMSRGLKNKIHRYQGEEISQEIENTDDGKPVFAEGSYSLYLTENSYGDVCVSDLNARSVISVDRSGRVRFRYEGGTRKRSFDPQCIVTDSLNQIIVTDYSNDCLHMLDQTGQFMRVFNNHGLVAPCGLSIDSAGRLWVGLLHTGKIKVIQYLKN; this comes from the coding sequence ATGGCCTCTTCTATATTCTCAGCACAGGACATCATCAACTGCAGCCTTTGTGAAAATTCTACCACTCAATACTGTAATGACTGTCAAGTTAATCTTTGTGTCGACTGCGTAAGTGTTCACATCGCAATGTTCCAGTCAGCTTCACATTATATTGTTTCTTTCAAGAACAGAGAGGTACATTTAGTGTATCCTTTCTGCTTAATTCATCTCAGCCACAGATGCGAGGCAGTGTGTCAACAATGTCAAACTCAAGTCTGCATCAAGTGTTGTATCGACACTCATAAAAACCACAATGTTAAAGTAATTAGTAAAATTGTTGAAGAAGTAAAATTCAGAATTCAAAACGAAACggaagaaattcaaaataaactcATTCCAAATAGTCAGAAGGAAGTTCTTGATATCGAGAACAGGATAATCATATTGACAACTGAATATGCAAGGCTAGAACAGGAGAGAAAACGCTTAAGAAATCTTTGGCTTAAGGAAGTAGAGGACATCTTTGATAAAGTTGACTCTTACATCATCAAAATGAAGGAGGAAAGCTTATCTACTTTAACAGCtcacaagaaaaaaatagaagaaaTTATTCCAGACATGATAAAAACAGttgaagaaaacaaagaaattcTTAAATCTAACGAAGCAACAAATACACTTAATTACATCTCGAAAAATGAGGAATATGAACATGCATATGTCCCTTTTAATGCTGATATGGAATATCCTTCTCTGGTAGCAGACGTTCTTGAagggaatgaactcaatattaAAATAGGTCATCTGAGGGCAACAATGTCTCAAACATCAGAACCTGCAGTAATAGATGATGAATTATCAACAAAATTGCAACAGACCTTGAAAAAGTCAAAACTGATCGTTTCAATATCTACTCGGTGTAAACCGTTACATAGAGTTGCGTGTGTAGAAGAAAATGAAGCTTGGGTCAGTGGTAATAACAAAGCGATAACTCGTCTAGATGTACACAAGACTGTCAAAGAAACAGTTATCACAACTTGTCTGCGATTCACTAACGATATATCAGTAACAACCCAGGGGGATCTCATATATAGTGATTACAGAAATAGGACGGTAAACATAATAAGAGAAGGAAAGACAGAGTCATTATTAACCACACCTTCAGGTTGGCATCCATGCAATTTATACGCCACCAAAGCAGGTGATGTCCTTGTTAATATGTCTCGAggtttaaagaataaaattcaTCGTTACCAAGGAGAGGAAATTTCTCAGGAAATTGAAAACACTGATGACGGAAAGCCTGTTTTTGCAGAAGGAAGTTATTCTTTATATTTGACAGAAAACTCATACGGAGATGTATGCGTCTCAGACTTAAATGCTCGAAGCGTGATCTCTGTGGACAGATCAGGACGTGTTCGATTTCGTTACGAAGGCGGAACGAGAAAGAGATCGTTTGATCCTCAGTGCATAGTAACAGACTCGCTGAATCAAATCATTGTGACAGATTACAGCAACGACTGTTTGCACATGTTAGATCAGACCGGACAGTTTATGAGAGTATTCAACAATCATGGTTTGGTCGCACCTTGCGGATTGAGTATAGATAGTGCAGGAAGGTTGTGGGTTGGGTTACTGCACACAGGAAAAATAAAGGTGATACAGTATTTGAAAAACTAG